A DNA window from Rhizobium jaguaris contains the following coding sequences:
- a CDS encoding uracil-DNA glycosylase encodes MISANDLTPAELAALLHFHAEAGVEWLLEEEAVDRFAEFEALKASRQGARAVQPRVEATPPATRPAMQPERRQAAQPAASTMPPRNAPAIPDEQAVEQARFAAESARSLSELKTALEAFNGCNLKNSARSTIFASGTAEGRVMVIGPMPSADDDREGTPFAGRTGYLLDKMLAAIGLQRDGILLTNVIPWRPPGNRAPSAPEIEICRPFIERQIALAEPKALLLLGNFTARHFFESNETIHGLRGQWRDVTIAGRPIPAIASLHPQELLTAPINKRLAWNDLLMFKSRIDAEVSG; translated from the coding sequence ATGATCTCTGCCAACGACCTCACTCCGGCCGAACTTGCCGCCCTTCTGCACTTTCATGCGGAGGCTGGCGTCGAGTGGCTGCTTGAAGAGGAAGCGGTCGACCGCTTTGCCGAATTCGAGGCGCTGAAGGCCAGCCGCCAAGGCGCCCGGGCAGTCCAGCCGCGCGTGGAGGCAACGCCGCCTGCGACGCGGCCGGCGATGCAGCCGGAACGTCGCCAGGCCGCACAACCGGCCGCCTCAACGATGCCGCCGCGAAACGCACCCGCCATCCCTGACGAGCAAGCCGTCGAACAGGCCCGGTTCGCGGCCGAAAGCGCACGGTCATTGAGCGAACTCAAGACTGCGCTGGAGGCCTTCAACGGCTGCAATCTGAAAAACAGTGCCCGCTCGACCATCTTCGCCAGCGGCACCGCCGAAGGCAGGGTCATGGTGATCGGCCCGATGCCGAGTGCCGATGACGACCGCGAAGGCACGCCCTTTGCCGGGCGAACCGGGTATCTGCTTGACAAGATGTTGGCCGCCATCGGTTTGCAGCGTGACGGCATCCTGCTCACCAATGTGATTCCATGGCGGCCGCCGGGCAACCGCGCACCCTCCGCCCCGGAAATCGAGATATGCCGCCCCTTCATCGAACGGCAGATCGCGCTCGCGGAGCCGAAAGCCCTGCTGCTGCTTGGCAATTTCACCGCGCGCCACTTCTTTGAAAGCAACGAAACGATTCATGGCCTGCGCGGACAATGGCGGGACGTGACGATAGCCGGCCGGCCGATCCCGGCGATTGCCAGCCTCCATCCGCAGGAATTGCTGACCG